A region from the Dendropsophus ebraccatus isolate aDenEbr1 chromosome 1, aDenEbr1.pat, whole genome shotgun sequence genome encodes:
- the BBS10 gene encoding BBSome complex assembly protein BBS10 isoform X1, translating to MTRTGDVGMREQPFWALTVTTQKVRQMPRNMEHLDIGKILQVAESLGNILHGCFGPEGGQVLFIKSTGDLLITKNGKRILECLLLDHPVARMIVHAASQHYSITGDGVKSFVLLLCAVLRELQATTDKNDGLLFSGKNQYQRQGHALKRLSNMLLTFQSGVLDNIIAEHLSPYFLTVFSNTEGNMTLCRTSIQQTLDTYFCGRIGCNIQEFLSKLACEYLYSCFVFSSDIPDVVSFVNKYFSELLTEVPGLPVENSRILPGLILHCTFSVYCPAEGEVRALIVTEQISQFLSETDVGFVVSSNVQLQQTQIYLRQRTEHVLKQFQRREIQIIFSSVKQHEIVLYYAKLYGISVVDCLPSEEIDLLCKIVGASPVSGPFNDILLTETFFTAYCKPFVIGCKKYVHLSFQSPLAFKPHSLVLCGPVKGLTEQLVSSFHGAFKMLTQLFQPFNAIREQPTNYVDSCLPDRIVHTEEQSVTCKECQNDSGGFECHLENNDQAVHMHLTHSEEKDSACANGQCSADLSPSCRCGHTGRMSFSKVERKLHQVPFIIHGNSSNIRKISGSLSSANIGLVTPGAGAFELLLKENLHRFAKTCQDAELASLCTMFGNALLCIPRQICKAKSGQVLFPLHYLQCTKTITHIDSFNMAKTGLEPVSCKYQLLASVLQCISQLVTINLIVGVKKRQSAESDETDQDAFVEEY from the exons ATGACCAGAACAGGTGATGTGGGGATGAGAGAGCAGCCATTCTGGGCTCTAACTGTTACCACACAAAAG GTAAGACAAATGCCAAGAAATATGGAACATCTAGACATAGGTAAAATTCTGCAAGTGGCAGAATCACTTGGGAATATTCTTCATGGCTGCTTTGGCCCAGAAGGAGGACAAGTTCTATTTATTAAATCTACTGGTGATCTTCTCATTACCAAAAATGGAAAAAGAATACTGGAGTGCCTTTTATTGGATCACCCTGTTGCCAG AATGATCGTGCATGctgcctcccagcattacagtatTACTGGTGATGGTGTGAAATCCTTTGTTCTTCTCCTATGTGCTGTCCTCAGAGAGCTCCAGGCTACAACTGATAAAAATGATGGTCTGCTTTTTTCTGGGAAGAACCAATATCAAAGGCAAGGTCATGCATTAAAAAGACTAAGCAATATGCTGTTGACCTTCCAAAGTGGAGTTCTGGATAACATTATAGCAGAGCATCTGAGCCCATACTTTCTCACAGTTTTCTCAAATACGGAAGGAAATATGACTTTGTGCAGAACATCTATACAGCAAACATTAGACACCTATTTCTGTGGAAGAATTGGATGTAACATCCAAGAGTTCCTTAGCAAACTTGCCTGTGAATATCTATATAGTTGTTTTGTGTTCAGTAGTGATATTCCAGATGTAGTTAGTTTTGTGAACAAATATTTCTCTGAGCTGCTTACAGAAGTTCCAGGACTCCCAGTAGAGAATTCCAGGATATTACCTGGCCTAATACTTCACTGCACGTTTTCTGTATACTGTCCAGCAGAGGGAGAAGTAAGAGCACTGATTGTGACAGAGCAGATCAGCCAGTTTCTCTCTGAAACAGACGTAGGTTTTGTCGTCTCATCAAATGTTCAACTACAGCAGACCCAGATATACCTAAGACAGAGAACTGAACACGTCCTGAAACAATTTCAGCGTAGAGAAATCCAGATTATATTTTCAAGCGTTAAGCAACATGAAATAGTACTGTATTATGCCAAACTATATGGAATATCTGTAGTAGATTGCTTACCATCAGAGGAGATTGATCTTCTGTGTAAGATTGTTGGAGCATCCCCAGTGTCTGGACCTTTCAACGATATTCTTCTCACTGAAACTTTTTTCACAGCATATTGCAAACCTTTTGTCATTGGTTGCAAAAAGTACGTGCATCTTAGTTTCCAGAGTCCATTGGCCTTCAAGCCGCACAGCCTTGTGTTGTGTGGCCCTGTGAAAGGTTTGACTGAGCAACTTGTTTCCTCCTTTCATGGAGCTTTTAAAATGCTAACACAGTTATTCCAACCATTTAATGCTATTCGGGAGCAGCCAACAAATTATGTAGACAGTTGTTTACCAGATAGAATTGTGCACACTGAAGAACAAAGTGTAACTTGTAAGGAGTGCCAGAATGACTCAGGCGGCTTTGAGTGCCATCTAGAAAATAATGACCAAGCCGTCCATATGCATCTCACACACTCAGAAGAGAAGGACTCCGCTTGTGCCAATGGACAGTGTTCAGCAGACTTAAGTCCATCCTGTAGATGTGGACACACAGGCAGGATGTCTTTTAGTAAGGTGGAAAGAAAACTGCACCAAGTACCATTTATAATTCATGGCAATTCTAGTAATATTAGAAAAATATCAGGTAGTTTATCATCTGCTAATATTGGTCTAGTAACTCCAGGAGCTGGAGCATTTGAACTTTTGCTGAAAGAAAATCTCCACAGGTTTGCCAAGACATGCCAGGATGCAGAACTAGCATCTTTATGTACAATGTTTGGAAATGCTCTTTTATGTATTCCCAGGCAAATCTGCAAAGCAAAGTCAGGACAGGTCCTCTTCCCACTACATTATTTACAATGTACCAAAACGATTACACATATAGACTCATTCAACATGGCAAAGACAGGTCTTGAACCTGTTTCTTGTAAGTACCAATTGTTAGCTTCTGTTCTCCAATGCATTAGTCAGCTTGTGACCATAAACTTGATTGTTGGTGTCAAAAAGAGGCAAAGTGCTGAGAGTGATGAAACTGATCAAGACGCGTTTGTGGAGGAATACTAA
- the BBS10 gene encoding BBSome complex assembly protein BBS10 isoform X2 — translation MPRNMEHLDIGKILQVAESLGNILHGCFGPEGGQVLFIKSTGDLLITKNGKRILECLLLDHPVARMIVHAASQHYSITGDGVKSFVLLLCAVLRELQATTDKNDGLLFSGKNQYQRQGHALKRLSNMLLTFQSGVLDNIIAEHLSPYFLTVFSNTEGNMTLCRTSIQQTLDTYFCGRIGCNIQEFLSKLACEYLYSCFVFSSDIPDVVSFVNKYFSELLTEVPGLPVENSRILPGLILHCTFSVYCPAEGEVRALIVTEQISQFLSETDVGFVVSSNVQLQQTQIYLRQRTEHVLKQFQRREIQIIFSSVKQHEIVLYYAKLYGISVVDCLPSEEIDLLCKIVGASPVSGPFNDILLTETFFTAYCKPFVIGCKKYVHLSFQSPLAFKPHSLVLCGPVKGLTEQLVSSFHGAFKMLTQLFQPFNAIREQPTNYVDSCLPDRIVHTEEQSVTCKECQNDSGGFECHLENNDQAVHMHLTHSEEKDSACANGQCSADLSPSCRCGHTGRMSFSKVERKLHQVPFIIHGNSSNIRKISGSLSSANIGLVTPGAGAFELLLKENLHRFAKTCQDAELASLCTMFGNALLCIPRQICKAKSGQVLFPLHYLQCTKTITHIDSFNMAKTGLEPVSCKYQLLASVLQCISQLVTINLIVGVKKRQSAESDETDQDAFVEEY, via the exons ATGCCAAGAAATATGGAACATCTAGACATAGGTAAAATTCTGCAAGTGGCAGAATCACTTGGGAATATTCTTCATGGCTGCTTTGGCCCAGAAGGAGGACAAGTTCTATTTATTAAATCTACTGGTGATCTTCTCATTACCAAAAATGGAAAAAGAATACTGGAGTGCCTTTTATTGGATCACCCTGTTGCCAG AATGATCGTGCATGctgcctcccagcattacagtatTACTGGTGATGGTGTGAAATCCTTTGTTCTTCTCCTATGTGCTGTCCTCAGAGAGCTCCAGGCTACAACTGATAAAAATGATGGTCTGCTTTTTTCTGGGAAGAACCAATATCAAAGGCAAGGTCATGCATTAAAAAGACTAAGCAATATGCTGTTGACCTTCCAAAGTGGAGTTCTGGATAACATTATAGCAGAGCATCTGAGCCCATACTTTCTCACAGTTTTCTCAAATACGGAAGGAAATATGACTTTGTGCAGAACATCTATACAGCAAACATTAGACACCTATTTCTGTGGAAGAATTGGATGTAACATCCAAGAGTTCCTTAGCAAACTTGCCTGTGAATATCTATATAGTTGTTTTGTGTTCAGTAGTGATATTCCAGATGTAGTTAGTTTTGTGAACAAATATTTCTCTGAGCTGCTTACAGAAGTTCCAGGACTCCCAGTAGAGAATTCCAGGATATTACCTGGCCTAATACTTCACTGCACGTTTTCTGTATACTGTCCAGCAGAGGGAGAAGTAAGAGCACTGATTGTGACAGAGCAGATCAGCCAGTTTCTCTCTGAAACAGACGTAGGTTTTGTCGTCTCATCAAATGTTCAACTACAGCAGACCCAGATATACCTAAGACAGAGAACTGAACACGTCCTGAAACAATTTCAGCGTAGAGAAATCCAGATTATATTTTCAAGCGTTAAGCAACATGAAATAGTACTGTATTATGCCAAACTATATGGAATATCTGTAGTAGATTGCTTACCATCAGAGGAGATTGATCTTCTGTGTAAGATTGTTGGAGCATCCCCAGTGTCTGGACCTTTCAACGATATTCTTCTCACTGAAACTTTTTTCACAGCATATTGCAAACCTTTTGTCATTGGTTGCAAAAAGTACGTGCATCTTAGTTTCCAGAGTCCATTGGCCTTCAAGCCGCACAGCCTTGTGTTGTGTGGCCCTGTGAAAGGTTTGACTGAGCAACTTGTTTCCTCCTTTCATGGAGCTTTTAAAATGCTAACACAGTTATTCCAACCATTTAATGCTATTCGGGAGCAGCCAACAAATTATGTAGACAGTTGTTTACCAGATAGAATTGTGCACACTGAAGAACAAAGTGTAACTTGTAAGGAGTGCCAGAATGACTCAGGCGGCTTTGAGTGCCATCTAGAAAATAATGACCAAGCCGTCCATATGCATCTCACACACTCAGAAGAGAAGGACTCCGCTTGTGCCAATGGACAGTGTTCAGCAGACTTAAGTCCATCCTGTAGATGTGGACACACAGGCAGGATGTCTTTTAGTAAGGTGGAAAGAAAACTGCACCAAGTACCATTTATAATTCATGGCAATTCTAGTAATATTAGAAAAATATCAGGTAGTTTATCATCTGCTAATATTGGTCTAGTAACTCCAGGAGCTGGAGCATTTGAACTTTTGCTGAAAGAAAATCTCCACAGGTTTGCCAAGACATGCCAGGATGCAGAACTAGCATCTTTATGTACAATGTTTGGAAATGCTCTTTTATGTATTCCCAGGCAAATCTGCAAAGCAAAGTCAGGACAGGTCCTCTTCCCACTACATTATTTACAATGTACCAAAACGATTACACATATAGACTCATTCAACATGGCAAAGACAGGTCTTGAACCTGTTTCTTGTAAGTACCAATTGTTAGCTTCTGTTCTCCAATGCATTAGTCAGCTTGTGACCATAAACTTGATTGTTGGTGTCAAAAAGAGGCAAAGTGCTGAGAGTGATGAAACTGATCAAGACGCGTTTGTGGAGGAATACTAA